A window of Daucus carota subsp. sativus chromosome 2, DH1 v3.0, whole genome shotgun sequence genomic DNA:
tggattcatcaagaggctttgtaaaaatatctgtaatctgttcttcacttggaacaaaatgcatttcaacagtaccagccatcacatgttctcttatgaagtggtatttgatgtcaatgtgcttggttcttgagtgttgtactggattttcagttatagcaatagcactggtgttgtcacaaaatattgggatttttgagagatttaatccataatcaagtaattgatttctcatccacaataattgtgcacaacagcttccagctgcaatgtactcagcctcagctgtagaggttgatacagaattttgctttttgctaaaccaagaaatcaatctgtcaccaagaaattgacaggtgcctgttgtactttttctatcaattttgcatcctgcaaaatcagcatctgaatatccaattagatcaaatccagagtctttagggtaccaaataccaagatttggtgttcccttaagatatctgaatattctttttatagcaataagatgtgattctttaggatatCTGAATATTCCTTTActtgaaatgagcatgatgggagagctcacgctctcccatcatgctcatttcatactgacttttcattagattagcaaacttcttgcaaagtttctcatctgtagaaccaaaaattatatcatctgcataaatttgaaccagaataaaggcaccatttacatttctgtaaaatagtgttttatccacagttcctctggaaaaatgattatctaacaagaattgagacagagtgtcataccatgcccttggtgcttgctttagtccatagagtgcttttaataaaaagtaaacatactctggaaattctggatcttcaaaaccaggaggctgactgacatatacctcctcttccagttcaccatttagaaaagcactcttgacgtccatttgataaactttaaagtttgcatgagcagcataggccaggaagattcttattgcttctagtcttgcaacaggtgcaaaggtctcatcaaaatcaattccttcagattgagaatatcctttagcaacaagccttgccttgtttctggtgacaactccattctcatccaccttgtttctgaatacccaccttgttcctacaattgttctgtttttaggtttgggtaccagcttccatacattgtttctctcaaattgatttaattcttcttgcatagcaagaacccaatcagcatctttgagagcatcttctatgactttaggttcatcctgtgaaaggaatgcactgtacaaacactcatcttgagttgctcttcttgtttgtacagatgcatttgcatctccaataattagctcaaaagggtgatcccttgtccactttctttgtggtggaagtgattgtcttgatgatgtggcttcattattgaagttcaggtttccatgttggaaagctccccctaaatttgacatctcattatttctagactgattgaaactttgagacattctttcaactgatgatccttgaggtgtttcaactgatccctccaatgtagtttcaactgatgcttcagttgaatttccaattgcagttgtttcttgcaccagagagtcatcagttggaatattaattccaggattaattccaacattttgaataatgtcatcatcatcatcactgttatacagatcaccttcaccttcattttcaaatctgagattatcatgaaatccttcatctgagaatccttgaatcttcttatcatcaaaaaccacatggattgattccataacaatgttggttctcagattatatactctaaatgattttccatcagagtatccaacaaaaatagcttcatctgccttggcctcaaattttccaagattttcaccttgatttcttagaacataacacttgcatccaaatacatgaagaaagctaattgttggcttctttcctttgaagagttgaaagggagttagattatgaggtttggtaattagtgaaatgttttgagtgaagcaagcagtgttcacagcttcagcccaaaaataggttggaagttgagcttcattaatcatggttcttgcagcctcaataagagttctattcttcctttcaacaacaccattttgttgtggagttcttggtgcagagaactcatgaataattccctcttcttcacaaaattctttcatcacagagttcttgaattctgtcccattgtcacttcttatccttccaactttgacatctggattgttgtttaatgccttgatatgattgatgatgattttcccagcttcatccttagaatgcaggaagaaagtccaagtgaattttgaaaaatcatcaacaatcactaggaaatatttcttctttgaaatagacatgatgttgactcgtccaaacaaatccatatgcaagagctgaaggggcttcacaattgatgaaagagttttgcttttgaaagagcttctcttttgctttcctagctgacaagctccacaaagtccatctttggagaattccagcttaggtagacctcttaccaagtccttctttactaactcattcagggttttgaaatttagatgagacagtcTCTtttgccatagccaactgtcatatgtgcttgctttgctgaggaggcaagtgatagattcagactttacagagttgaagtcagctacatacacatttcctttcctttgtccaatcagaaccacattgttgtcatctcctttggtgacaacacaggctgcaggagtgaaattaactttgtaacctttgtcacagagctgactgatgctaagcaagttgtgcttaagaccagacaccaatgcaacttcatcaatgatgacattcccttttgcaatcaagccatatcccatagtatatcctttgctgtcatctccaaaggtgatgctagggccagctttctccacaaactttgtgagcagggaggaatcaccagtcatgtgcctggagcatccactatccaagtaccacaaattcttcttgtggtttccctgcacacatttcacaaacaaatcaagttgattttggtacccaaattgctttgggtccagatttgttagtcttagcagccttttccactttctcaaccttttccttggattgaataggttcaatctttggttttggttgagaaactggaatatcaactctgttttcaaacacaggcctttgaggcatgcaaacattgttcattccatgcaaatttgaatgaaattgaggcatgttaaaggcattaaaataaggattgaacatgtatggcatgttaggctgagaataaggattgtgaggcaataaaccaggcatcatattcatagcagataaattcatgtgaggaacagatgtcataggaataggcaaagacaaattaggagcaatcacagttttacaattggcagataaatgatttacactaccacacttgctgcaggttttcctaagagcactagcattgggagtgtaattggtgtgcttgttaactcctatttttccatttctatttcctttcttctttttagtctcctcagatttatgctcactagtatccaacttcttcttgttcttgttactggaattaagagtgttattaacactatcactggtctcagaagaactattctcacctttaacaaaattctttttgacaggaccatatttcttgttaagcttcttgagaacactcttgtcaactgatgagtttttattcaactgatgactctcatcagttgagactttgctcttcaactgatgatcatcatcagtattctcatcacctgaactgttctcagatatctcaagcactttcttattcctcttccactcattctctacaaaggtctctctaccttgcatgttgatgatattggtggaaacatccctaccagatttccatttggcaataatctcttgttccttatcaagctgctttcttatgatctcttctcttttcagaacaaccaagagatcatccttggctgtctgacactcaattttcagcttctcaaactcaataaattgagcttctaagacactgtttctatcactaagaaaggtgttagcttccttaatcctactattttccttagtgagagattttaaagaaacatgcaaatgatacaattctgtagacatttcattaatagtagcattgcattcatctttagttaactcaactaggtttgtagtgaatacctgactactgcttccagtgttttcttcttgatctgtggagttggccattagagctagattgacaaactcctcctcttcatcagaatcatctccagctgcccaatcatcctttgtgatgaatgctctttccttttgtttgagaagttcataatatttctttttgtagtcaatgttttcacttgacttcttctcaactttaggctttctgcattcatttgcaaagtgacctgcattcccacagttgaagcacttgaattttgatctgtctaccatgcttctatcagacttgggattgcctttaaaagattttgcagaattaaaattctttttgaatttcagtttggagaatcttcttgacaggaaggctagatgctcatcaattccatcactttcttcaccagaatcagctacttctttctcctttcttcttcctttgcttgactctgagctctcctctttgaccaacttctcagtttcttcaacttgagactttcccttgtccttgacagtatcctccagagatgcaactagagccacagatgaatgccctttcttttggcttttctcaatctcttcatcttgctccatttcaagctcataagtctttaaggttccatacaatctctctagagtatagtctttaaactcttgtgtatttctgagagagactgtcatgggtttccactctttgggaagagctcttaagaatttcaagtttgaatccttaacttgatatactcttccaaagagctttagaccatttaacagtttttgaaatctgttaaatgtatcactcaaactttcaccagccttgaaatggaatgactcatattgttgaatcagaagctgcattttgttctctctcacttgctcattcccttcacagatggtcctgatggtgtcccaaacttctttggcacttgtgcagataataacactatcaatcatttcttgatccaaaccattgaacagaaggttcatggttttcttgtccttgtgcacttcttcagtatcttcttgagaatattcatggataggtttaggaatcatcttacctaccatgtcttcaccatcagctcccatacttgtgcagaccttcatggggacatgaggtcctttttcaatgcagttcacatagctttcatcaatggacaacagatgcagatgcattctcactttccagtgaaaatagttgtctttgtcaagaacaggaatcttcactccagcatccttctttcccatctttctctagcagtgttgatctttttccctgtttgttgggaacctggctctgataccaattgttattttacaccaactatgagaaagattgtagggggttgaatacaatcttttacaaatttaaaagattcaagaacaatacactaagaacacaataaacagaaaaaaaccaagtattaaaaatacgggtggattgaatgatccacccgtgagattttatatagaagaatctgtggattgtttacaattcgcacagctgctggttcatcactcaaacaagttctatctctcagatttttctctctaGTAATTTGAACaggttcaactgatgctactaacttggttatatactccaagttttacaaagcttttagctagattacaaaatgcactctaatctaaaaacaatgctgcacaactttgtcttatgcatgctttctgagatgtcttcatctttgaccatcaccttgatttgatccagattgcactgcatgagataagtatgtttctgcttcttctttattttcctaattaggcttccatgtctattttagtgtaattcgatccatgtgatttgtcagacttaagctctagtcactttcaactgctctttgcttcatcagttgaaagttctggttgctttcaactgctcttgactttatcagttgaatgcctggctcatcagttgaatgaattacaaactccatcagttgaatgctgttccagtctcatcagttgaattcctcagcatcatccgttgaacactttgtcttcagttgaatgcttgattttcatcagttgaaacatcatccagtcttcatcagttgaacagttacatctcatcagttgaatatccttcacttagataaaattacatggcattggatatttacaattagccatcctattctacccatccgttgataattcccaaagacaagaaatgtaacaattacaactgaaatttgataaagattctaagtaagacatgttacaaaatgtttatgttatcatcaaaaattattgattcctaacaatcacTAAACTATAAATTTTGTCTACAATTTACCTGGACACAAACTCATGTACTTAGTCATTTCATTGGTACACGTGTTAttacttaaataaataaattataaaaaatgattacGGAATGAATCCTTTTATGTATTCCGAATTTAACATTAACCAAGAACTTCTAAcattataataaaaactaaagTGCACTTTGTGTGCTCGCACTTCACTCAAGACACCACTTGCATTACTGTAATTCAAAATCGAGCACTTGTAATATCAATTTTTGTATTTCATTGTATTTTGTTGCATTCCGTTAATCTGGGTTAACTCCGTTAATAATTTAGAGAGTAAAGTACACTTTGTGTACTCGCACTTTATTTAAAGTTCTTTTTGTGTACTTGCACTTTACTGTAAATTTTCAACTACAGTATTGCAAATGATGTTTTTGAGTAAGGTGCgagtacacaaaatgcactttactcCTTCAATTATTAACAGAGTTAATCCAAATTAACGGAATACACcaaagtgtaaagaaatacaGAGATTGATATTGCAAGTGCTCGATTTTGAACTACAGTATTACAAATGATGTCTTGAGTATATTAGgagtacacaaaatgcactttactctataataaattcaaaaatatcttttcattacttaattatataatctttTTACCCAAAAAAATCTAAAAGTATACGGTTTCATATGAAACCGTTAagtgtaaaatattaataaatcataGTATATCTGTATCAATTATATACCATAATCTCAAATAATCTAAATGTTATCTGTAAGATTATATAAAGGGTCGTACTTCCATATTTACAGTCATTGTTCACCGGCACTTAATTTTAAGGTAACGTAGAAATGTAATATAATTGGCTTCTTCCTACAATAGCCAATTAACGTGTATGAAATTTAAGCTAATATTAAATCACAGGTATAACTATTCTATGACAATCAAAATATTATGGATATGGGTATTATATATTCAGCTTTTCCCAATTAGTTTAACATCATTATTGTTGTAATTGTAATTTTCATTGTGTAAGGTTGTATATCACTtttttatcttcttcttttttttgctaagttaatACAATGGTAAAAACAGTGGTATAAATCTAACTTGATACTGATTATTTGGGTTTTCAAAGCATTGTATATGCATCAATTTGTAACAATTTATATGTATGGAAAGAAAACTAAAGATTGgttaatatattctttttaaagCGAGGAATACATGGCTAAGAAGGTTGAAAGCTCCATGAAAAGGAAACTATCTGCACTTGTGGTTGATGATGATCCCGTCGGCCGGATGATTCTTGTTGCAATGCTTCGAAGGCATGACTTCGAAACCTGTAGTGCTGAAAATGGTAGGGAAGCAGTGGATCTTATTCGTTCTGGGAGACAATTTGATGTCATTTTCATGGATGTGGTGATGCCAGTTATGAATGGTATCCAGGTTGGTCaagtttttattatatatttatctatatatatgtataaggaTAGCCGAAGAGTTAAAGAATACTCAATTATTATGTTCatcataacaaaaatatataatttcatttcaGGCTACTAGAGTATTGCGAGCAATGAGAGTGAAAACCATGATTGTTGGAATGGGTCCATACTCTCGTGGTGACAATCCTATAGAAGCTGGTATGGATCGTGTTTATGAGAAGCCCATAACACCAGTTATCATCATATCTATTCGTCAAGTGCTTCAAAACTAGAAATATATGAATCCAGTGtgcaacaaattttataatagtaATGAACAAATAAAGTCTTGCATTAAGTTctaataatactaaaatatatacttttgttTATGATATTATAAGTGAATTACAAAagttacattaaaatacatcaaATAGAGAAAGTTTGTACCCATTCAAGTTAATAAAACTATGTTTTCATCATTGAATTTATTGATTATATACTgcttaaatatttgtttttgtaaTCGATAAAAGAAGATTGATAGGAGTTGAAAcgacccgggtcaaatcccgagtctttttcgaaaatcgggtcaagtcccgaaattcgaatccgaaaataagcccaaataaacTGGCCCAATTGCAACAACTTTGATAattcacaagcccaccacaggcccccaaaagatcatgatttgttggtgcaattagtagtagtatttatgcttataaactgaactaaagtctccactcttctcgatgtgggactggggtgttacaaactcccccacttaaattcttgacgtcctcgtcaggccgaaatggatagcccataggcccagattgaacctctctagccattgtgggataataccggctggcttcgtgtccccgcctccagatctctgtccattgcaggataataccaccagccttcgtgtccccacctctggcaacttgacgaatcaagctttcgagagccTGCTCTGAATACCATACGAAACGACCCGGGTCAAATtccgagtctttttcgaaaatcaggtcaagtcccgaaatctgaatccgaaaataagcccaaataaacTGGCTcaattgcaacaacttgggcaattcacaagcccaccacaggcccccaaaagatcatgatttgttggtgtaaTTAGTAGTAGtatttatgcttataaactgaactaaattCTCCAcccttctcgatgtgggactggagTGTTACAGGAGTACTTGTATTCAACTGCCTTCTATAAATAATGTTTAGTATGAATTTGTGGGgtattttggataaaatttaaaaaattaatatttattatttatatgtggAAAATTATTTATACCCGACCAAGGTGGATAAACCGACCACCTCCGTCGGTTGGTTACATGTGGTCGGTTTTACCCCAATAAACCCAATAAAACACCGGTTTTATTGGGTTAAAACCGATCTTCTTCTGTCATAAACCCGACTAGCTAATTTAAACCGACCACAGTACCTGGTCGGTTATAAGTGGTCAGTTCTGACAGGCCATAACTTCTTCTGGGATAAACACGACCATGGGATTAAAACCGACGCTTTAGCGGTCGGTTTTACTCTGCTCCGAAAATATTTGACCATTTTTTGTCAAACCTCTTAACCGACCGCATCTTGGTCGATTATATGTGCACATGTGGCATGCGTCCAAGTGGTACCAGTTGGCAATGTAGGTCCCGGTCATGCAAGTGTTTTTGCACCGGTTAAAATCAACCATCGGGGATGGTCGGTTTTATACATTAAACACGACCAAAGCGCCTAAACCGACGAGGTTAAAATGACCACCATTGTTGTTCGGTTCTGGGTATAAAACAACTATTTATTGACGCAACCGACCATTTCGAGCGGTCGATTTTGTCTAGTTTTTTTAGTGTGTGTTCTACCCTAAGATAAAAAGGAAgtcaatacaaaataaataatatcattttttataaatgaaaatataagaaatattaaatttataatttataattaatcaaaaaataaataaacatatattatattagaaaaatatttatatatagatgacaaaaatatttataattttttatacatatttataatataataatattattgtaaaagctaaatcttaaataaaaaatataatcaatcaattaataaaatttaataaaattttaatatattatcataaacgGCTAATAAAATATGTGAGCAATCCAACAATACTAAaccactaataaaatgatattaataattaaattataaaaataaatccgCTCCTTGCTAAACACTGTATAAGGCTAGTATTTATACCAAACTATAAAAACATGAGAGAATTATTTGTATTAGTTGTTTGATTAGATATTTTTAGTCattcgtaaattaa
This region includes:
- the LOC108207390 gene encoding two-component response regulator 24, producing MAKKVESSMKRKLSALVVDDDPVGRMILVAMLRRHDFETCSAENGREAVDLIRSGRQFDVIFMDVVMPVMNGIQATRVLRAMRVKTMIVGMGPYSRGDNPIEAGMDRVYEKPITPVIIISIRQVLQN